From Delphinus delphis chromosome X, mDelDel1.2, whole genome shotgun sequence, a single genomic window includes:
- the LDOC1 gene encoding protein LDOC1, whose protein sequence is MVDELVLLLHALLMRHRALSIENSQLMEQLRLLVCERATLLRQVRPPSCPVPFPETFDGESSRLPEFIVQTASYMLVNENRFCNDAMKVAFLISLLIGEAEEWVVPYIEMDSPILGDYRAFLDEMKQCFGWDDDEEDDDEDEEDDY, encoded by the coding sequence ATGGTGGACGAGCTGGTGCTGCTGCTGCATGCGCTCCTGATGCGGCACCGCGCCTTGAGCATCGAGAACAGCCAGCTCATGGAACAGCTGCGGCTGCTGGTGTGCGAGAGGGCCACCCTACTGCGCCAGGTACGTCCGCCGAGCTGTCCGGTGCCCTTCCCCGAAACTTTTGACGGCGAGAGCTCCCGGCTCCCCGAGTTTATCGTGCAGACGGCGTCTTACATGCTTGTCAACGAGAACCGATTTTGCAACGACGCCATGAAGGTGGCATTCCTAATCAGCCTGCTCATCGGGGAAGCCGAGGAGTGGGTGGTGCCCTACATTGAGATGGATAGCCCCATCCTAGGTGATTACCGGGCCTTCCTCGATGAGATGAAACAGTGTTTTGGCTGGGATGACGACGAAGAAGATGACGACGAAGATGAAGAAGATGATTACTAG